From a single Accipiter gentilis chromosome 10, bAccGen1.1, whole genome shotgun sequence genomic region:
- the GPR142 gene encoding probable G-protein coupled receptor 142, with translation MVPVPNSTAVVWASEAAEPERSPCMVGIFPIVYYSVLLGLGLPVNILTAVALSRLATRTKKSSYWYLLALTTSDILTQVFIIFVGFILQTAILARAVPSAFIHTVNVLEFTANHASIWVTVLLTVDRYVALCHPLRYRTVSYPQRTRKIIAAVFAVALATGIPFYWWLDVWRDADPPTALDMVLKWVHCITIYFLPCSIFLATNSIIICKLKRQRCSGGCRPRLSKTMALLLAVTTVFIVLWAPRTIVMICHLYVASVKRDWRMHLALDIANMVAMLNTTLNFFLYCFVSQTFRRTVGEVLRAHLRHGPRPGSGRFLPPALKPLELLAGTAL, from the exons ATGGTCCCGGTGCCCAACAGCACGGCGGTGGTGTGGGCCAGCGAGGCGGCAGAGCCGGAGCGGTCACCCTGCATGGTCGGCATCTTCCCCATCGTGTATTACAGCGTCCTACTGGGGTTGGGGCTGCCAG TGAACATCCTGACCGCTGTGGCCCTCTCCCGCCTGGCCACGAGGACCAAGAAGTCATCGTACTGGTACCTGCTGGCCCTGACCACCTCCGACATCCTCACCCAGgtcttcatcatctttgtgggcTTCATCCTGCAGACAGCCATCCTGGCCCGGGCGGTGCCCAGCGCCTTCATCCACACCGTCAATGTGCTGGAGTTCACGGCCAACCATGCCTCCATCTGGGTCACCGTCCTGCTGACCGTGGACCGCTACGTGGCCCTCTGCCACCCGCTGCGGTACCGCACCGTCTCCTATCCCCAGCGCACCCGCAAGATCATCGCGGCTGTCTTCGCCGTGGCTCTGGCCACGGGCATCCCCTTCTACTGGTGGCTGGACGTGTGGCGTGACGCCGACCCCCCCACCGCCCTGGACATGGTGCTCAAGTGGGTGCACTGCATCACCATCTACTTCTTGCCCTGCAGCATCTTCCTGGCCACCAACTCCATCATCATCTGCAAGCTGAAGCGGCAGAGGTGCTCAGGGGGTTGCCGACCCCGCCTGAGCAAGACCATGGCCCTCCTCCTGGCCGTCACCACCGTCTTCATCGTGCTCTGGGCTCCCCGGACCATCGTCATGATCTGCCACCTCTATGTGGCCTCGGTCAAGAGGGACTGGCGCATGCACCTGGCCTTGGACATTGCCAACATGGTGGCCATGCTCAACACCACCCTCAACTTCTTCCTCTACTGCTTTGTCAGCCAGACCTTCCGCCGCACGGTGGGCGAGGTGCTCCGGGCCCACCTCCGGCACGGTCCTCGACCCGGCAGCGGCCGCTTTCTGCCCCCAGCCCTAAAACCGCTGGAGCTGCTGGCCGGCACGGCCCTCtga